The Streptococcus sp. VT 162 genome has a window encoding:
- a CDS encoding PEP-utilizing enzyme, TIM barrel domain protein: MRNQLVLSGEQIVEKVYPQLLHHVGMIRGEYLLRELNQNILLASCQQFVKDYLDTICSLYSDEEVWYRFSELTNTEANCLEGTKEHFDENHPLFGYRGTRRLLACPDEFQAEAHVVTEVYQTNPNLSVIFPFVNDAEQLKQVIRVLRQHGFTGKVGTMIELPSAYFDLDRILETGISKIIVGMNDLTSFVFATVRNSQWHDMESPIMLDMLRDMQDKARMKKIDFAVAGYLNASFIQKMNQTGIKCIIHYSSIPEIFNLEIDHPDHLKRIKEVSKKLQRSNP; the protein is encoded by the coding sequence ATGAGAAACCAACTTGTCCTTAGTGGAGAACAAATTGTTGAAAAAGTTTATCCTCAGTTATTGCACCACGTCGGTATGATTCGTGGAGAATATTTGTTGAGAGAGCTTAATCAGAACATCCTATTAGCAAGTTGCCAGCAATTTGTAAAAGATTATCTAGATACCATTTGCTCCTTGTACTCAGACGAAGAGGTTTGGTATCGTTTTTCAGAGTTAACAAATACAGAAGCTAATTGTTTAGAGGGGACTAAAGAGCATTTTGATGAAAATCATCCCTTGTTTGGTTATAGAGGAACTAGGCGCTTGCTGGCGTGTCCTGATGAATTTCAGGCTGAAGCACATGTCGTTACAGAAGTTTATCAAACAAATCCCAATCTGTCTGTTATCTTTCCTTTTGTCAATGATGCTGAGCAGTTAAAGCAAGTTATTAGGGTATTACGTCAGCATGGTTTTACTGGAAAAGTCGGTACAATGATTGAATTACCGTCAGCTTATTTTGACTTGGACAGGATACTGGAAACTGGTATTTCAAAGATTATAGTTGGAATGAATGATTTGACTTCTTTTGTTTTTGCGACTGTGAGAAACAGTCAATGGCATGATATGGAAAGTCCAATAATGTTAGATATGCTGAGAGATATGCAGGATAAAGCAAGGATGAAAAAGATTGACTTTGCTGTAGCAGGCTATCTGAATGCTTCTTTCATACAAAAAATGAATCAGACGGGTATCAAGTGTATTATCCACTACAGTTCTATTCCAGAGATTTTTAATTTAGAGATTGATCATCCAGACCATCTCAAACGTATAAAAGAAGTAAGTAAAAAATTACAAAGGAGCAACCCATGA
- a CDS encoding transcriptional regulator, with translation MIKILLVEDDLGLSNSVFDFLDDFADVMQVFDGEEGLYEAESGVYDLILLDLMLPEKNGFQVLKELREKGITTPVLIMTAKESLDDKGHGFELGADDYLTKPFYLEELKMRIQALLKRSGKFNENTLTYGDIVVNLSTNEVKVEDTPVELLGKEFELLVYFLQNQNVILPKTQIFDRLWGFDSDTTISVVEVYVSKVRKKLKGTAFAENLQTLRSVGYILKDVQ, from the coding sequence ATGATAAAAATCTTATTAGTAGAAGATGACCTAGGTCTGTCAAACTCAGTATTTGACTTTTTAGATGATTTTGCAGATGTCATGCAGGTTTTTGATGGAGAAGAAGGTCTCTACGAAGCTGAAAGTGGCGTTTATGACTTGATTTTGCTTGACTTGATGTTGCCTGAAAAAAATGGCTTCCAAGTCTTGAAAGAGCTGCGCGAAAAAGGAATTACGACACCAGTCCTTATCATGACAGCTAAGGAAAGTTTGGATGACAAGGGACATGGTTTTGAGTTGGGAGCGGATGACTACCTCACCAAGCCTTTCTACCTAGAAGAACTCAAAATGCGGATCCAAGCCCTTCTCAAACGTTCAGGTAAGTTTAACGAAAACACCTTGACCTATGGAGATATTGTCGTCAACCTTTCAACGAATGAAGTGAAGGTGGAAGATACTCCTGTGGAACTACTCGGAAAAGAGTTTGAGTTATTGGTTTACTTCCTTCAAAATCAAAATGTTATTCTTCCCAAGACGCAAATTTTTGATCGTCTATGGGGATTTGATAGCGATACGACGATTTCCGTTGTAGAAGTCTATGTCTCAAAAGTTCGTAAGAAATTGAAGGGAACAGCCTTTGCTGAAAATCTTCAAACCTTGCGTAGTGTCGGGTATATTTTAAAAGATGTTCAATAA
- a CDS encoding histidine kinase: protein MFNKLKKTWYADDFSYFIRNFGVFTLIFSAMTLIILQVMHSSLYTSVDEKLQALSSSPQAVIQLALNRATEEVKDIQPATADANKAEIKPNVSSNTEVLLFDKDFNQLLLGNRFLGLDKIKLDKKELNHIRQIQVVNSYGQEETYRMILMETNSSSVSSNVKYAAVLINTSQLEQISQNHEHLIVVVMASFWLLSLIASVYLARVSVKPLLESMQKQKSFVENASHELRTPLAVLQNRLENLFRKPEATIMESSESIASSLEEVRNMRFLTTNLLNLARRDDGIKPEIAEVSPQFFKTTFANYELIASENDRIFEYENRIYRPFMTDQLLLKQLMTILFDNAIKYTEEDGKIEFVVHATDRHLYLTVTDNGIGISAADKKKIFDRFYRVDKARTRQKGGFGLGLSLAKQIVDALRGTISVKDSKPRGTIFEVKIAIQSPSKRKNK, encoded by the coding sequence ATGTTCAATAAACTAAAAAAAACATGGTATGCGGATGATTTCAGCTATTTCATTCGAAACTTTGGAGTGTTCACCCTGATCTTCTCTGCTATGACCTTGATTATCCTCCAGGTCATGCACTCGAGTCTCTACACTTCTGTAGATGAAAAACTCCAAGCCCTTAGTAGTAGTCCCCAAGCGGTTATCCAGTTGGCCCTGAATCGGGCAACTGAGGAAGTCAAGGATATTCAACCAGCAACAGCGGATGCCAACAAGGCTGAAATCAAGCCCAATGTCAGCTCCAATACGGAAGTCTTGCTCTTTGACAAGGATTTTAATCAGCTCTTACTGGGCAATCGTTTTTTAGGTTTGGACAAGATCAAGCTGGACAAAAAGGAGTTGAATCACATTCGCCAAATCCAAGTTGTCAATAGCTACGGTCAGGAAGAAACCTATCGGATGATTTTGATGGAAACCAACTCATCTTCCGTCTCAAGTAACGTCAAATATGCGGCGGTTTTAATCAATACCAGCCAGCTCGAGCAAATCAGCCAAAACCACGAGCATTTAATTGTTGTAGTCATGGCTAGTTTCTGGCTCCTGTCTTTAATTGCCAGTGTTTACTTGGCACGTGTCAGTGTCAAACCCTTGCTGGAAAGCATGCAAAAGCAGAAGTCCTTTGTTGAAAATGCCAGTCACGAACTGAGAACGCCTTTGGCCGTTTTACAAAATCGTTTAGAAAATCTCTTTCGAAAACCAGAGGCAACGATTATGGAATCCAGCGAAAGTATCGCTTCGAGTCTTGAAGAAGTTCGCAACATGCGCTTCCTCACGACCAATCTTCTCAACCTTGCACGTCGCGATGATGGAATTAAACCAGAAATAGCAGAAGTATCACCACAGTTCTTTAAAACAACCTTTGCTAACTATGAGTTGATTGCTTCTGAAAATGATCGTATTTTTGAGTATGAAAATCGGATTTATCGTCCTTTCATGACCGATCAGTTGCTCCTCAAACAGCTCATGACCATCTTATTTGACAATGCCATCAAGTATACTGAAGAAGATGGGAAAATTGAGTTTGTAGTTCATGCTACAGATCGCCACCTCTATCTTACAGTAACGGATAATGGAATTGGAATCTCAGCTGCTGATAAGAAGAAAATCTTTGATCGATTTTACCGTGTAGACAAGGCGAGAACCCGCCAGAAAGGTGGCTTTGGTCTTGGACTATCTTTAGCCAAGCAGATCGTAGATGCATTACGAGGAACGATTAGCGTCAAAGATAGCAAACCTAGAGGAACAATATTTGAAGTTAAGATCGCTATTCAATCGCCTTCAAAACGTAAGAATAAATAA
- a CDS encoding RNA-binding protein — translation MTPQEMWNAYKQINPSIGDEIDAWAFGVEADLLADLVLKGEKTATASAYDLYAIEDEPLPQEGTFDVILDSQDQAVCIVEITKVSVQPFHQVSADHAYKEGEGDKSLAYWRQVHEEFFTEWLEEAGLTFTPDSKVVLEEFRKVYPL, via the coding sequence ATGACACCGCAAGAAATGTGGAATGCATACAAGCAAATCAACCCCTCTATCGGAGATGAGATAGATGCCTGGGCTTTTGGAGTGGAAGCAGATCTCTTGGCAGATTTGGTTTTAAAAGGCGAAAAGACAGCAACTGCCTCGGCCTACGACCTCTACGCAATAGAGGATGAACCTCTTCCGCAAGAAGGGACCTTCGATGTTATTTTAGACAGTCAAGATCAGGCTGTCTGCATTGTCGAAATTACAAAGGTTTCCGTTCAGCCTTTTCATCAAGTGTCAGCCGACCATGCCTATAAGGAAGGGGAAGGTGACAAATCCCTAGCCTATTGGCGTCAGGTTCATGAGGAATTCTTCACGGAGTGGCTGGAGGAAGCGGGCTTGACTTTTACGCCTGACAGCAAGGTTGTATTAGAAGAATTTCGCAAGGTCTACCCTCTGTAG
- a CDS encoding aminopeptidase N, with the protein MQAVEHFITQFVPEHYDLFLDLSRETKTFSGKVTITGQAQSDRISLHQKDLEIASVEVAGQARPFTVDHENEALHIELAEAGQVEMVIAFSGKITDNMTGIYPSYYTVDGVKKEVLSTQFESHFAREAFPCVDEPEAKATFDLSLRFDQAEGELALSNMPEIDVENRKETGIWKFETTPRMSSYLLAFVAGDLQGVTAKTKNGTLVGVYSTKAHPLSNLDFSLDIAVRSIEFYEDYYGVKYPIPQSLHIALPDFSAGAMENWGLVTYREVYLVVDENSTFASRQQVALVVAHELAHQWFGNLVTMKWWDDLWLNESFANMMEYVCVDAIEPSWNIFEDFQTGGVPGALKRDATDGVQSVHVEVKHPDEINTLFDGAIVYAKGSRLMHMLRRWLGDADFAKGLHAYFEKHQYSNTIGRDLWNALGQASGRDVAAFMDSWLEQPGYPVLTVKVENDVLKISQKQFFIGEHEDKNRLWVVPLNSNWKGLPDTLETESIEIPGYAALLAENKGALRLNTENTAHYITDYQGDLLEAVLAELETLDNTSKLQIVQERRLLAEAGHISYADLLPVLDKLAKEESYLVVSAVSQVISALERFIDEGTEAEKAFNSLVAKLARHNYARLGFEAKDGESDEDELVRQLAVSMMIRSNDAEASQVASQIFAAHKENLAGLPAAIRAQVLINEMKHHETKDLVATYLDLYTQATDAVFKRQLAAALAYSTDAENIQTLIRSWKDKFVVKPQDLSAWYYQFLAHQTTQETVWVWARENWDWIKAALGGDMSFDSFVILPAHVFKTEQRLAEYKEFFEPQLSDLALSRNIGMGIKEIAARVDLIKREKAAVETVVAQYAKA; encoded by the coding sequence ATGCAAGCAGTTGAACATTTTATTACGCAATTTGTTCCTGAACATTATGATTTATTTTTGGACTTGAGTCGTGAGACCAAGACCTTTTCTGGAAAGGTGACTATTACTGGTCAAGCACAGAGTGACCGTATTTCCCTTCACCAAAAAGATTTGGAAATCGCTTCTGTAGAAGTTGCGGGTCAAGCTCGTCCATTTACAGTTGATCATGAAAATGAAGCCCTTCATATCGAACTGGCTGAGGCTGGTCAAGTTGAAATGGTCATCGCTTTTTCAGGAAAAATTACAGACAACATGACAGGTATTTACCCTTCTTACTACACAGTGGATGGTGTCAAGAAGGAAGTCTTGTCTACTCAGTTCGAGAGCCATTTTGCGCGTGAAGCCTTCCCATGTGTGGACGAGCCTGAAGCCAAAGCAACTTTTGACCTTTCTCTACGTTTTGACCAAGCAGAAGGTGAATTGGCCTTGTCAAACATGCCTGAGATTGATGTTGAAAACCGTAAGGAAACGGGTATCTGGAAGTTTGAGACAACACCTCGTATGTCTTCTTACTTGTTGGCTTTTGTTGCTGGTGATTTGCAAGGGGTAACAGCTAAAACTAAAAACGGTACCCTCGTAGGTGTCTACTCAACCAAAGCCCACCCGCTATCTAACCTTGATTTCTCACTGGACATCGCCGTTCGCTCAATTGAGTTTTACGAAGATTACTACGGAGTTAAGTATCCAATTCCTCAATCGCTCCACATCGCCCTTCCTGACTTCTCAGCAGGTGCTATGGAAAACTGGGGTCTTGTGACCTACCGTGAAGTTTACTTGGTTGTGGATGAGAACTCAACCTTTGCTAGCCGTCAACAAGTTGCCCTAGTTGTAGCACATGAGTTGGCCCACCAATGGTTTGGAAACCTCGTGACTATGAAATGGTGGGATGACCTTTGGCTTAATGAAAGCTTCGCTAACATGATGGAATACGTCTGTGTGGATGCCATCGAGCCAAGTTGGAATATCTTTGAAGACTTCCAAACAGGTGGTGTGCCGGGAGCACTTAAACGTGATGCGACGGATGGCGTTCAGTCTGTCCACGTCGAAGTTAAACACCCAGACGAAATCAATACCCTCTTTGATGGTGCTATCGTCTATGCCAAAGGAAGCCGTCTCATGCACATGCTTCGTCGTTGGCTCGGTGATGCGGATTTCGCTAAAGGCTTGCATGCTTACTTTGAAAAGCACCAATACAGCAACACCATTGGTCGTGACCTTTGGAATGCCCTTGGACAAGCATCAGGACGTGATGTCGCAGCCTTCATGGACTCTTGGTTGGAACAACCTGGTTATCCAGTTCTCACTGTCAAAGTTGAAAATGATGTCTTGAAGATTTCACAAAAACAATTCTTTATCGGTGAACACGAAGACAAGAACCGTCTCTGGGTGGTGCCACTGAACAGCAACTGGAAAGGATTACCAGATACACTTGAAACTGAAAGTATCGAAATCCCTGGCTACGCAGCTCTTCTTGCTGAAAATAAAGGAGCACTTCGTCTCAACACTGAAAATACAGCCCACTACATTACAGACTATCAAGGAGACTTGTTAGAAGCTGTTCTTGCTGAGCTAGAGACACTTGATAATACAAGCAAACTGCAAATCGTTCAAGAACGTCGTCTTCTTGCTGAAGCAGGGCACATTTCTTATGCGGACTTGCTCCCAGTCCTTGATAAACTTGCTAAGGAAGAGTCTTACCTTGTTGTTTCAGCTGTTTCTCAAGTAATTTCTGCCCTTGAACGCTTTATTGATGAAGGTACAGAAGCTGAGAAAGCCTTTAACAGTCTGGTTGCTAAATTGGCTCGTCACAACTATGCCCGTCTTGGTTTTGAAGCCAAAGATGGAGAATCGGATGAAGACGAATTGGTTCGTCAGTTGGCCGTTTCTATGATGATTCGCTCAAATGATGCAGAAGCTAGTCAAGTCGCTAGCCAAATCTTTGCAGCTCATAAGGAGAATCTTGCAGGCCTTCCAGCAGCAATTCGTGCTCAAGTTCTTATCAATGAAATGAAACACCATGAGACCAAGGATTTGGTCGCAACTTATCTGGACCTCTACACTCAAGCGACAGATGCTGTTTTCAAACGCCAGTTGGCAGCTGCTCTAGCATATAGCACAGATGCAGAAAATATCCAAACCTTGATTCGTTCATGGAAGGATAAATTTGTGGTGAAACCACAAGACTTGTCTGCTTGGTATTACCAGTTCCTAGCTCATCAAACAACTCAAGAAACTGTTTGGGTATGGGCGCGTGAAAACTGGGATTGGATTAAGGCGGCTCTTGGTGGAGACATGAGCTTTGATAGCTTTGTTATCCTACCTGCCCATGTATTTAAGACTGAGCAACGCTTGGCGGAATACAAGGAATTCTTTGAGCCCCAACTCTCTGACCTCGCTCTGAGCCGTAATATCGGTATGGGAATCAAGGAAATTGCAGCGCGTGTTGACTTGATTAAGCGTGAGAAAGCAGCAGTAGAAACTGTTGTAGCTCAATATGCTAAAGCTTAA
- a CDS encoding NUDIX hydrolase — protein sequence MEIKKHFGVYAVCFENGKLLCIEKTRGHYQHRYDLPGGSQQLGEGLTETLIREVMEETGFTVRSYSNPRIYDVFVREELKNFMVHHIMAFYDIEVNEKEPQVTISDAVSDGANDSLGYVWMDIQKIIEENVSPLVLKVKSELLGFAELDKTLYMNWKVRDEKPTCP from the coding sequence ATGGAAATCAAAAAACACTTTGGAGTTTATGCTGTTTGCTTTGAAAATGGGAAGTTACTCTGCATTGAAAAAACGAGAGGCCATTATCAACATCGTTATGATCTACCCGGAGGCAGTCAGCAACTTGGTGAAGGATTGACGGAAACGCTGATTAGAGAAGTTATGGAAGAGACAGGATTTACTGTTAGAAGCTACTCAAATCCTCGAATCTACGATGTTTTCGTCAGGGAAGAGTTAAAAAATTTTATGGTTCACCATATCATGGCATTTTATGATATTGAGGTCAACGAGAAGGAACCTCAGGTTACGATTTCGGATGCTGTGTCTGATGGTGCGAATGATTCACTCGGATATGTTTGGATGGATATTCAGAAAATCATAGAAGAAAATGTTTCACCATTAGTCTTGAAGGTTAAGTCTGAATTATTAGGATTTGCAGAGCTGGACAAGACCTTGTATATGAATTGGAAGGTGAGAGATGAGAAACCAACTTGTCCTTAG